The following are encoded in a window of Staphylococcus piscifermentans genomic DNA:
- a CDS encoding polyprenyl synthetase family protein codes for MEKLNINKEIKKIEKELKNTIKSENPILEEASLHLLSSGGKRVRPSFVVLSSEYGLHPRNEETYKIAVSLELIHMATLVHDDVIDRSDKRRGRYTISKKWDQETAILTGNYLLALALNHISSIQDKRIHMILSNAIIDVCRGELFQFQDQFNTKQTITNYLRRINRKTALLIQLATELGALSADADLKTANKLKRIGHYIGMSFQIVDDVLDFTSTEKQLGKPVGSDLMNGHLTLPVLLERRKNPQFKALVDSLGPESPKEDFEYCVRYIRSSESIEQSKSISKHYLNKALDLLGELETSPASTWFKKLIKRMESRNT; via the coding sequence GTGGAGAAGTTGAACATTAATAAAGAAATCAAGAAAATTGAAAAAGAATTAAAAAATACAATAAAAAGTGAAAATCCTATCTTAGAAGAAGCCTCTTTACATTTGCTATCTTCAGGCGGCAAAAGGGTCCGTCCTTCTTTTGTTGTCTTGAGTAGTGAATATGGATTACATCCACGTAATGAAGAAACATATAAAATTGCTGTTTCTTTAGAACTTATTCACATGGCAACTTTAGTTCATGATGATGTCATTGATCGCAGCGATAAAAGAAGAGGACGCTATACAATCAGCAAGAAGTGGGACCAAGAGACTGCTATCTTAACAGGCAATTATCTGTTAGCACTTGCTCTTAATCATATTTCTTCGATTCAAGATAAAAGGATACATATGATTTTATCCAATGCGATTATCGATGTTTGCCGAGGTGAATTATTCCAATTCCAAGATCAATTCAACACTAAGCAGACTATTACAAATTATCTTCGCAGAATTAATCGTAAAACAGCCTTGTTGATTCAATTAGCAACTGAACTCGGTGCATTATCAGCTGATGCGGATTTAAAAACAGCGAACAAGCTGAAAAGAATTGGGCATTATATAGGAATGAGCTTTCAAATTGTTGATGATGTCTTAGATTTTACAAGTACTGAAAAGCAGCTAGGCAAACCCGTAGGCAGTGATTTAATGAATGGTCATCTGACGTTGCCCGTACTCCTAGAAAGACGAAAGAATCCACAATTCAAAGCTTTGGTTGACTCATTAGGTCCAGAAAGTCCTAAAGAAGACTTTGAATATTGTGTGCGTTATATCCGTTCATCTGAAAGTATTGAACAATCAAAATCTATAAGTAAACATTATTTGAACAAAGCCTTGGATTTATTAGGAGAGTTAGAAACGAGCCCCGCATCAACTTGGTTTAAAAAGTTAATCAAGCGTATGGAATCACGAAACACTTAG
- the aroC gene encoding chorismate synthase, with the protein MRFLTSGESHGPQLTVIIEGVPANLKITAEDINKEMFKRQGGYGRGRRMKIEKDAVEIVSGVRNGYTLGSPVTIIVTNDDFTHWRNIMGVAPISEEEQEQMKRTISKPRPGHADLVGGIKYNHRDLRNVLERSSARETAARVAVGAVCKLLLQQLGINVLSRVVEIGGIKDDAEYDLDTIKKYEDNNDVRVINEDKAQEIRNKIDQAKKDGDSLGGVVQVIVENMPVGVGSYVHYDRKLDGRIAQGVVGINAFKGVSFGEGFKAAEKPGSQIQDPILYNDEEGYTRGSNHLGGLEGGMSNGMPIVVNGVMKPIPTLYKPLASVDIETKEPFKATIERSDSCAVPAASIVCEHAVAFEITKTLLEEFQSNYMEQLEQQVNERRLRNIEF; encoded by the coding sequence ATGAGATTTTTAACCTCGGGAGAATCCCATGGTCCTCAACTAACAGTAATTATCGAAGGTGTTCCGGCCAATTTAAAAATAACTGCAGAAGATATTAATAAAGAAATGTTCAAACGCCAAGGTGGTTACGGTCGCGGTCGCAGAATGAAAATTGAAAAAGATGCAGTAGAAATTGTTTCAGGAGTAAGAAACGGCTATACATTAGGCAGTCCTGTAACCATTATCGTAACAAATGACGATTTCACTCATTGGAGAAATATAATGGGCGTAGCACCTATTTCAGAAGAGGAACAAGAACAAATGAAACGTACTATTTCTAAACCTCGTCCAGGTCATGCAGATTTAGTCGGCGGTATTAAATATAATCACCGAGATTTAAGAAATGTCCTTGAAAGATCATCCGCACGAGAAACTGCCGCTCGTGTAGCTGTCGGTGCAGTTTGTAAACTCTTGTTACAACAGCTAGGTATAAATGTACTGAGCCGTGTAGTTGAAATCGGCGGCATTAAAGACGATGCTGAATATGATTTAGATACAATAAAAAAATATGAAGACAATAATGATGTCAGAGTCATCAATGAAGATAAAGCTCAGGAAATCCGTAATAAAATCGATCAAGCTAAAAAAGACGGAGATTCTCTAGGTGGTGTGGTACAAGTTATTGTGGAAAATATGCCTGTCGGTGTGGGAAGCTATGTGCATTATGATCGTAAATTAGACGGTAGAATTGCTCAAGGCGTAGTCGGCATCAATGCCTTCAAAGGTGTCAGCTTTGGAGAAGGCTTCAAAGCTGCAGAGAAACCTGGCAGCCAAATTCAAGATCCTATCTTGTACAATGATGAAGAAGGTTATACGCGCGGTTCTAATCATTTAGGCGGCTTAGAAGGCGGTATGAGCAATGGCATGCCTATCGTAGTGAATGGCGTGATGAAACCTATTCCTACTCTTTATAAACCATTAGCTTCTGTAGATATAGAAACTAAAGAACCTTTTAAAGCTACTATTGAACGTTCTGATAGTTGCGCTGTGCCTGCAGCAAGCATTGTATGCGAACATGCTGTAGCATTTGAAATCACTAAAACATTATTAGAAGAATTCCAATCTAATTACATGGAGCAATTAGAACAACAAGTAAATGAAAGACGTCTGCGCAATATTGAATTTTAA
- the ndk gene encoding nucleoside-diphosphate kinase has product MERTFLMIKPDGVQRKLVGEIITRLEKKGLKLVGGKFMTVSKEKAETHYGEHADKPFYEGLVSFITSAPVFAMVVEGENVVEVTRNMIGKTNPTEAAPGTIRGDLGLTVGRNVIHGSDSVESAKREISLWFEPNELSVYTANDEEWLYEN; this is encoded by the coding sequence ATGGAAAGAACTTTTCTAATGATTAAACCAGACGGCGTTCAACGCAAATTAGTCGGTGAAATCATCACTCGTTTAGAGAAAAAAGGATTAAAACTTGTTGGCGGGAAATTTATGACTGTTTCCAAAGAAAAAGCAGAAACACATTACGGTGAACATGCTGATAAGCCATTCTACGAAGGGTTAGTATCATTTATTACTTCAGCACCTGTATTTGCTATGGTAGTAGAAGGAGAAAACGTTGTAGAAGTAACAAGAAATATGATTGGTAAAACAAATCCAACTGAAGCAGCCCCTGGCACAATCAGAGGCGATTTAGGTCTTACAGTAGGCCGTAACGTTATCCACGGTTCAGATTCAGTTGAATCTGCTAAGAGAGAAATCAGCCTATGGTTCGAACCTAACGAGCTCAGTGTTTATACTGCAAACGACGAAGAATGGTTATACGAAAATTAA
- a CDS encoding NAD(P)H-dependent glycerol-3-phosphate dehydrogenase, producing the protein MSNVAVFGTGSFGTALANVLAQNGHDVLMWGKNKQTIEEINQFHTNSRYLNEAHLDKAIKATQNLKEATQFSDTYLIALPTKAIREVVQQIDAELDSKKTFIHVAKGIENSTFERVSEMIEDSLSPEHNGGIGVLSGPSHAEEVVIQQPTTVAASSADPKVSKQIQDLFMNDYLRVYTNDDLVGVELGGALKNIIAVASGIVAGMGFGDNAKAALMTRGLAEISRLGEELGADPMTFLGLGGIGDLIVTCTSTHSRNYTLGYKIGQGKTVDEALSEMSMVAEGFYTTESVYHLAKQKNIEMPITSALYGVLFENVPLDKSLKLLMGRDKKSE; encoded by the coding sequence ATGAGTAACGTTGCTGTATTTGGTACAGGCAGTTTTGGTACTGCACTTGCTAATGTACTTGCACAAAACGGCCACGACGTCTTAATGTGGGGAAAAAACAAACAAACCATCGAGGAAATCAATCAATTTCATACAAATTCACGTTATTTGAATGAAGCACATTTAGATAAAGCAATTAAAGCAACTCAAAACCTTAAAGAAGCTACTCAATTTTCAGATACTTATTTAATTGCTTTACCAACAAAAGCTATTAGAGAAGTAGTACAGCAAATTGATGCGGAATTAGACAGCAAAAAAACATTTATCCATGTTGCCAAAGGGATTGAAAACTCCACTTTTGAACGTGTTTCTGAAATGATTGAAGATTCACTTTCTCCAGAACACAACGGTGGCATCGGTGTGTTATCTGGACCTAGCCATGCTGAAGAAGTAGTGATTCAACAACCAACAACCGTAGCAGCTTCTTCTGCAGATCCTAAAGTAAGCAAACAAATTCAAGATTTATTTATGAATGATTATTTACGTGTTTATACTAACGATGATTTAGTAGGGGTAGAACTAGGAGGCGCTTTAAAAAATATAATCGCGGTAGCAAGCGGTATTGTTGCAGGCATGGGATTTGGAGATAATGCTAAAGCAGCTTTAATGACAAGAGGATTAGCTGAAATCAGTCGCTTAGGCGAAGAATTAGGCGCTGATCCAATGACTTTCTTAGGATTAGGCGGTATAGGGGACTTAATCGTAACTTGTACGTCTACCCATTCAAGAAACTATACGCTCGGCTATAAAATTGGTCAAGGAAAAACAGTAGACGAAGCACTATCAGAAATGAGCATGGTTGCTGAAGGATTTTACACAACTGAATCTGTCTACCATTTAGCGAAACAAAAAAATATTGAAATGCCTATTACTTCGGCACTTTACGGCGTCTTGTTCGAAAATGTGCCATTAGATAAGAGCCTTAAATTGCTTATGGGTAGAGATAAAAAGTCAGAATAA
- the aroB gene encoding 3-dehydroquinate synthase codes for MQLMTTYKDNNYPIIIDHNAIFELNQLLSAYRDVVFIVDKNVEKAVPEKIQQALASTHSEQFTHILKVEGNETTKTFPVYQHIIEHILDQGITRNTCIVAIGGGVTGDFAGFVAATLLRGVDFIQVPTTILAHDSSVGGKVGINTPQGKNLVGVFYRPKAVLYDLDFLETLPYTEISSGYAEVYKHALLNGEQDQRAIEATFPNKAALSSLQDMDAFLLKGIQTKLDIVVQDEREKGMRKFLNLGHTFGHAIEYDQKIPHGHAVMIGILYQFVVANEVLATDFDIQHYINYFEALDYPFNTVLNSNFDAIIKLMSKDKKNDATGIQMVLLKEIGQPEVTHVEEDIIEKAFYTLQNYLK; via the coding sequence ATGCAATTAATGACAACTTATAAGGATAATAACTATCCGATAATAATCGATCACAATGCTATTTTCGAACTAAATCAACTGCTTTCTGCCTATCGTGATGTTGTTTTTATAGTGGATAAAAATGTTGAAAAAGCCGTACCAGAAAAAATACAACAAGCTTTAGCATCTACCCACTCTGAACAGTTCACGCATATCTTGAAAGTTGAAGGTAACGAAACGACTAAAACATTTCCAGTCTACCAACATATAATTGAACACATCTTAGACCAAGGAATTACCAGAAATACTTGTATTGTTGCTATAGGTGGCGGAGTAACAGGTGACTTTGCAGGATTTGTGGCTGCAACTTTACTTCGAGGCGTGGACTTTATTCAAGTACCGACAACTATATTAGCACACGATTCAAGTGTGGGAGGTAAAGTAGGGATTAATACTCCTCAAGGTAAAAACTTAGTCGGTGTATTCTACCGTCCTAAAGCTGTTCTATATGATTTGGATTTCTTAGAAACTTTGCCTTATACTGAAATATCTAGTGGTTACGCTGAAGTGTACAAACATGCACTACTTAATGGAGAGCAAGATCAAAGAGCCATTGAAGCAACCTTTCCAAATAAAGCGGCGCTTTCCTCTTTACAAGATATGGATGCATTCCTGCTTAAAGGTATTCAAACTAAATTAGATATCGTGGTACAAGACGAACGCGAAAAAGGGATGCGTAAATTTCTGAATTTAGGACATACCTTCGGCCATGCAATAGAGTATGATCAAAAGATACCTCATGGTCATGCGGTAATGATTGGTATCTTATATCAATTTGTTGTCGCAAATGAAGTATTGGCTACAGATTTTGATATTCAACACTATATTAATTATTTCGAAGCACTTGATTATCCCTTTAATACAGTTTTAAATAGTAATTTTGACGCTATCATTAAATTAATGTCGAAAGATAAGAAAAACGATGCAACTGGTATTCAAATGGTATTATTAAAAGAAATTGGTCAACCTGAAGTGACACACGTAGAGGAAGATATTATCGAGAAAGCTTTTTATACCTTACAAAATTACCTAAAGTGA
- a CDS encoding demethylmenaquinone methyltransferase translates to MAKNKAEKEKVHTVFQNISTNYDKLNNIISFEQHKVWRKRVMKAMQVKKGSKALDVCCGTADWTIALSKAVGPSGEVIGLDFSENMLKVGEEKTKNMSNIQLVQGDAMNLPFEDNEFDYVTIGFGLRNIPDYVIALKEMNRVLKPGGMAVCLETSQPTIPVFKQGYQLYFKFVMPIFGKLFAKSKEEYEWLQQSAFNFPDRDELKALFQLAGFKNIEVKSFTGGVAAMHLGYKEKETAKGD, encoded by the coding sequence ATGGCGAAAAATAAAGCAGAAAAAGAAAAAGTTCATACGGTATTTCAGAATATATCTACAAACTACGATAAACTAAACAACATTATCAGTTTTGAACAGCATAAAGTTTGGCGCAAACGCGTTATGAAAGCAATGCAAGTCAAAAAAGGCAGTAAAGCGTTAGATGTATGCTGCGGTACTGCAGATTGGACAATTGCATTAAGCAAGGCTGTAGGGCCTTCAGGTGAAGTTATCGGCTTAGACTTCAGTGAAAACATGTTAAAAGTCGGTGAAGAAAAAACGAAAAACATGTCTAATATTCAACTTGTCCAAGGCGATGCAATGAATTTGCCATTTGAAGATAATGAATTTGATTATGTTACTATTGGTTTCGGTTTACGTAACATTCCTGATTACGTTATTGCGTTAAAAGAAATGAACCGCGTGCTTAAACCAGGCGGAATGGCAGTTTGTTTAGAAACAAGCCAACCTACAATCCCAGTATTCAAACAAGGTTATCAACTTTACTTCAAATTTGTAATGCCTATTTTCGGAAAACTTTTTGCAAAATCAAAAGAAGAATACGAATGGTTGCAACAATCGGCTTTCAACTTCCCAGACCGCGATGAGCTCAAAGCGCTATTCCAACTTGCTGGATTTAAAAACATTGAAGTTAAAAGTTTTACTGGCGGGGTAGCTGCGATGCATTTAGGGTATAAGGAAAAAGAAACTGCAAAAGGTGATTAA
- a CDS encoding heptaprenyl diphosphate synthase component 1, translating into MDSTLSTLKNQIQQKLNGIQRHEPVQYNQQLAHVLDEQNIPIQAKLACLAIDTSMSHLDSISGNNLSKNAILIGDLISAHFYTLTAEINDSVYLEAMSSAIIKVNEYKTSLHYKKLDREEMKNAVLYIETIFPIITIQHFKPHAELDEVTERLTAYAAQHHPSYLKGYSEIELNQVFEEMNCNIKQSRGN; encoded by the coding sequence ATGGATTCAACATTAAGTACATTAAAAAACCAAATACAACAAAAACTTAATGGTATACAGCGTCATGAGCCAGTTCAATATAACCAGCAATTGGCTCATGTACTTGATGAACAAAACATTCCGATTCAAGCAAAATTGGCATGCCTCGCGATAGATACATCAATGAGTCATCTCGATTCCATTTCAGGTAATAATTTGTCGAAAAATGCGATTTTAATCGGTGATTTAATCAGTGCGCATTTTTATACGCTTACTGCCGAAATTAATGATTCAGTTTATCTGGAAGCAATGAGCAGTGCTATTATAAAGGTAAATGAATACAAAACTTCATTGCATTATAAAAAGCTGGATAGAGAAGAAATGAAAAATGCAGTTTTGTATATTGAAACTATATTTCCGATCATTACAATTCAACATTTTAAACCGCATGCAGAACTCGATGAAGTGACAGAGCGCTTAACTGCTTATGCTGCACAACATCATCCTTCTTATTTAAAAGGATATTCTGAGATAGAGCTTAACCAAGTTTTTGAAGAAATGAATTGCAATATCAAACAAAGTAGAGGTAATTAA
- the aroA gene encoding 3-phosphoshikimate 1-carboxyvinyltransferase, translating into MTKTETINLTGPLKGEFEVPGDKSMTHRAIMLSSLAEGQSVIEKPLLAEDCLRTMKIFELLGVDFDIQNNRVVVTSPGYQKFQTPHQALYTGNSGTTTRIMAGLLSGLGIPSVLSGDESIGKRPMNRVIQPLTEMGAAIEGIDNNYTPLVISKAALHGIDYKMPVASAQVKSAILFASLFSSTQSSITEIGITRNHTETMFEHYHIPLKVDGMHIETVPNAITSIQAEDFTVPGDISSAAFFIVAALITPGSDITIHNVGMNSTRSGIIDIVKEMKGNIEIINETQTAEPTASIRIQYTPDLQPAKLSGELITRAIDEIPVVALLCTQANGSSIIKDAEELKYKETNRIETTSDELGLLGFEVHPTNDGFIIHPSQFEHAAEVSSYTDHRIGMTLAIASLLSEEALSIKNFNSVNTSFPEFLPLLKSISQKG; encoded by the coding sequence ATGACTAAAACCGAAACAATAAACTTAACAGGGCCCTTGAAAGGGGAATTCGAAGTTCCTGGAGATAAATCAATGACACACCGTGCAATCATGTTAAGTTCCTTAGCAGAGGGGCAATCTGTCATTGAAAAACCGCTTCTTGCCGAAGATTGTTTGAGAACTATGAAAATCTTTGAATTATTAGGTGTAGATTTCGATATTCAAAACAACCGAGTAGTCGTCACTTCTCCTGGATATCAAAAATTCCAAACACCACATCAAGCACTGTATACTGGTAATTCCGGAACGACTACGAGAATTATGGCCGGCTTATTAAGCGGCTTGGGAATACCGTCTGTACTTTCAGGGGATGAATCCATTGGCAAACGCCCTATGAATCGTGTTATTCAGCCGTTAACAGAAATGGGAGCTGCAATAGAAGGAATAGATAACAATTATACACCGCTCGTTATCAGTAAAGCTGCATTGCACGGCATCGATTATAAAATGCCTGTAGCCAGCGCACAAGTAAAGAGCGCCATCTTATTCGCCAGTCTTTTTTCATCAACTCAATCTAGCATTACAGAGATAGGAATCACGCGAAACCATACAGAAACCATGTTTGAGCATTACCACATTCCGTTAAAAGTGGACGGCATGCATATTGAAACGGTTCCAAACGCTATTACCTCCATTCAAGCTGAAGATTTTACTGTTCCTGGTGATATTTCATCGGCTGCATTCTTTATTGTAGCTGCATTGATAACACCAGGCAGTGATATTACAATTCATAATGTAGGCATGAATTCGACACGCTCGGGTATTATTGATATTGTAAAAGAAATGAAAGGTAACATTGAAATTATTAATGAAACGCAAACTGCAGAACCTACCGCTTCAATTCGGATTCAATATACACCAGATTTACAACCCGCAAAGCTATCTGGCGAACTGATTACACGTGCAATTGATGAAATTCCTGTTGTGGCACTTTTATGCACCCAAGCAAACGGTTCTAGCATCATTAAAGATGCTGAAGAATTGAAATACAAAGAGACGAACCGTATAGAAACGACGTCAGATGAATTAGGCTTGCTCGGTTTTGAAGTACATCCAACCAATGACGGGTTTATTATTCATCCGTCTCAATTTGAGCATGCGGCTGAAGTCAGCTCTTATACGGATCATCGGATAGGAATGACACTCGCGATTGCGTCTTTATTAAGTGAAGAAGCTCTGAGTATTAAAAATTTCAATTCAGTCAATACTTCGTTCCCTGAATTCTTACCTCTACTAAAATCGATTTCTCAGAAAGGATAA
- the der gene encoding ribosome biogenesis GTPase Der, with protein MTKPVVAIVGRPNVGKSTIFNRIVGERVSIVEDTPGVTRDRIYSSGEWLTHDFNVIDTGGIELTDAPFQTQIRAQAEIAIDEADVIIFMVNQREGLTQTDEMIAQMLYKTNKPVVLAVNKVDNPEMRTDIYDFYALGFGEPFPISGSHGLGLGDLLDEVAKHFKDEEEDPYDEDTIRLSLIGRPNVGKSSLVNAILGEERVIVSNIAGTTRDAIDTEYSYEDQDYVLIDTAGMRKKGKVYEATEKYSVLRALKAIERSNVVLVVLDAEEGIIEQDKRVAGYAHEEGKAIVIVVNKWDTLDKDSKTMKKFEDKIRQEFQFLDYAPIAFVSAKEKQRLRTLFPLIKEASENHKKRVQSSTLNEVITDAISMNPTPTDKGRRLKVFYATQVAVEPPTFVVFVNDAELMHFSYKRYLENQIRDAFGFEGTPIHIIPRKRN; from the coding sequence ATGACTAAACCTGTTGTAGCTATTGTTGGTCGCCCAAATGTCGGTAAATCAACAATTTTCAATAGAATTGTCGGCGAGCGTGTCTCTATTGTAGAGGATACACCTGGTGTAACAAGAGACCGAATTTATTCTAGCGGCGAATGGTTGACGCATGATTTTAATGTCATTGATACAGGCGGTATCGAACTGACAGATGCACCATTCCAGACGCAAATTAGAGCTCAAGCTGAAATTGCTATTGATGAAGCTGATGTAATAATTTTTATGGTAAATCAAAGAGAAGGTTTAACACAGACTGACGAAATGATTGCCCAAATGCTATATAAAACAAACAAACCTGTTGTTTTAGCTGTAAATAAAGTTGATAATCCTGAAATGCGCACAGATATATATGATTTTTATGCTTTGGGATTTGGAGAACCTTTCCCAATATCTGGATCGCACGGTCTAGGGCTAGGGGACTTATTGGATGAAGTTGCCAAGCACTTCAAAGACGAAGAAGAAGATCCTTACGATGAAGATACTATCAGATTGTCACTTATCGGACGCCCGAATGTCGGCAAATCAAGCTTAGTAAACGCCATCCTAGGAGAGGAGCGTGTTATTGTATCAAACATTGCCGGCACAACACGCGATGCAATCGATACAGAATATTCTTATGAAGACCAAGATTATGTATTGATTGATACTGCAGGTATGAGAAAGAAAGGTAAAGTTTATGAAGCCACTGAAAAGTATTCAGTATTACGTGCTTTAAAAGCGATTGAAAGATCTAACGTAGTATTAGTTGTTTTGGATGCCGAAGAAGGTATTATTGAGCAAGATAAACGTGTAGCAGGTTATGCGCATGAAGAGGGAAAAGCTATCGTTATAGTGGTCAATAAGTGGGATACTTTAGATAAAGACAGCAAAACAATGAAGAAATTCGAAGATAAAATACGTCAAGAATTCCAATTTTTGGACTATGCACCAATTGCCTTTGTATCTGCAAAAGAAAAACAACGTTTGCGTACACTTTTCCCATTAATTAAAGAAGCGAGCGAAAATCATAAAAAACGTGTTCAAAGTTCAACTCTGAACGAAGTAATTACAGATGCTATTTCTATGAATCCAACTCCGACTGACAAAGGAAGAAGACTTAAAGTCTTTTACGCTACTCAAGTAGCAGTTGAGCCTCCAACATTTGTGGTATTTGTAAATGATGCAGAACTTATGCATTTCTCTTATAAACGCTATTTAGAGAATCAAATCAGAGATGCGTTCGGATTCGAAGGAACTCCAATCCATATTATTCCAAGAAAAAGAAATTAA
- a CDS encoding HU family DNA-binding protein — protein MNKTDLINAVAEQAELTKKEAGLAVDAVFESIQNSLSKGEKVQLIGFGNFEVRERAARKGRNPQTGKEIDIPASKVPAFKAGKALKDAVK, from the coding sequence ATGAACAAAACAGATTTAATTAACGCTGTTGCAGAACAAGCTGAATTAACAAAAAAAGAAGCTGGTTTAGCAGTTGATGCTGTATTCGAATCAATTCAAAACTCATTATCTAAAGGTGAAAAAGTACAATTGATTGGTTTCGGTAACTTCGAAGTACGCGAACGCGCTGCCCGTAAAGGTCGCAACCCGCAAACTGGTAAAGAAATCGATATTCCAGCTAGCAAGGTTCCTGCATTCAAAGCTGGTAAAGCATTGAAAGATGCAGTTAAATAA
- a CDS encoding tetratricopeptide repeat protein: MEDTNKLIDDIHLQKIDNLDSRVEQAITTADDDTLFLLGETLYNYGLTPQGLEVFRALYNKFPDETELLSYFIEGLIAEDKTDEALEHLSQAELTTERLMLEADLYQQINMLEVAIDKIEEAIELEPNDPVLHFALAELMYFDGQYLRASAEYETVLETGEYMVNGVNLYARLADSALQSGNYDDAVKLYDEISEQDMSSEDYMKKALAYEKNDLLQEAVKIMATLMDKDPDFMQGYFYIQQLYLQQKDYKSAIEVGNEGLRLNQFYKELMLSTGKIEIDHGNQEDGIEHLLKALELDSSYQEPLIELSSLYRTQENNEGIISLMQFADEDDLDPRFMWNLAYALGAEERDKEAQHFFDMAKPTYENNPDFLGDYYFFLIETGQIEQAKVLLPQLLELDPNNDEWQQEAERLQLY; encoded by the coding sequence ATGGAAGACACAAATAAATTAATCGATGATATTCATCTTCAAAAAATAGATAATCTGGATAGTCGAGTAGAACAAGCGATTACTACAGCAGATGATGATACTTTATTCTTACTTGGAGAAACGCTGTATAATTATGGTTTAACCCCACAAGGATTGGAAGTGTTCCGCGCGCTTTATAATAAATTCCCTGACGAAACAGAATTGTTAAGTTATTTTATTGAGGGATTAATAGCAGAAGATAAAACAGATGAAGCTTTAGAACATTTGAGTCAAGCCGAATTAACTACTGAAAGATTAATGTTAGAAGCAGATTTATATCAACAAATTAATATGCTGGAAGTAGCGATTGATAAAATCGAAGAAGCAATTGAACTCGAGCCTAACGATCCTGTCTTGCATTTTGCATTAGCAGAACTCATGTATTTTGATGGACAGTATTTGCGTGCATCAGCTGAATATGAAACAGTTCTCGAAACGGGAGAGTATATGGTCAACGGCGTAAACTTGTACGCTCGATTAGCTGATAGTGCGCTGCAAAGCGGCAACTATGATGACGCTGTTAAACTTTACGATGAAATTTCAGAACAGGATATGTCCTCTGAAGATTATATGAAGAAAGCGCTTGCTTATGAAAAAAATGATTTATTGCAAGAAGCAGTTAAAATTATGGCTACCTTAATGGATAAAGATCCTGATTTTATGCAAGGTTACTTCTACATTCAACAACTTTACTTGCAGCAAAAAGATTATAAATCTGCAATCGAAGTAGGTAACGAAGGCTTGCGTCTTAATCAGTTCTATAAAGAATTAATGCTTTCTACAGGTAAAATCGAAATAGATCACGGCAACCAAGAAGATGGGATTGAGCATTTACTTAAAGCACTGGAACTTGATAGTTCTTATCAAGAGCCTTTAATAGAATTAAGTAGTCTATATCGGACTCAAGAAAATAATGAAGGCATTATTTCGTTGATGCAATTTGCTGACGAGGACGATTTAGACCCGAGATTCATGTGGAATTTAGCCTATGCCTTAGGAGCAGAAGAAAGAGACAAAGAAGCACAGCATTTCTTTGATATGGCTAAACCTACTTATGAAAATAATCCGGATTTCCTTGGCGATTATTATTTCTTCCTTATCGAAACTGGTCAAATCGAACAAGCTAAAGTATTGTTGCCTCAATTATTAGAATTAGATCCAAATAATGATGAATGGCAACAAGAAGCAGAACGTCTCCAATTATATTAA